A portion of the candidate division TA06 bacterium genome contains these proteins:
- a CDS encoding phosphate ABC transporter substrate-binding protein, whose protein sequence is MEKKALYMLLSAAFVFTAGCGKNRQSITLAGSTAFQPFAEKLAEQYMTGHADVNITVQGGGSAVGIQSALSGAAQIGMADLVKLPPEAKDLSATIVARDGIAVVVNPANKVNNLTTKQVRDIFNGKIKNWKEAGGTDKAITVVSREAGSGTRTSFEQIVTGIDLTGNALIQDSNGTIRETVANDAGAIGYLSHGLLNDKIKAVQIDGQQCTTECIMAQKYMLVRPIFLLTKGLPEGEVKSFINYIISPEGQQTIQQNGLIPAK, encoded by the coding sequence ATGGAAAAGAAAGCATTATATATGCTGCTTTCGGCAGCATTTGTTTTTACAGCCGGCTGCGGCAAGAACAGACAAAGCATCACCCTGGCCGGCTCCACCGCCTTCCAGCCTTTCGCCGAAAAGCTGGCCGAGCAATACATGACCGGGCATGCCGATGTCAACATAACGGTCCAGGGCGGCGGCTCGGCGGTGGGGATACAATCGGCTTTGTCCGGAGCGGCTCAGATCGGCATGGCCGACCTAGTCAAGCTGCCTCCGGAGGCCAAGGACCTGAGTGCGACCATAGTAGCCCGGGACGGCATTGCGGTGGTGGTCAACCCGGCCAACAAAGTGAATAACCTGACCACCAAACAGGTCCGGGACATCTTCAACGGAAAGATAAAGAACTGGAAGGAAGCGGGCGGAACCGACAAGGCCATTACCGTGGTTTCGCGCGAGGCCGGCTCCGGCACCAGGACTTCCTTTGAACAGATAGTCACCGGAATAGACCTGACCGGGAACGCCCTGATCCAGGATTCCAACGGCACTATCCGGGAAACCGTGGCCAACGATGCCGGCGCAATAGGATATCTCTCCCACGGGCTTTTAAATGACAAAATCAAAGCGGTGCAGATAGACGGCCAGCAATGCACCACCGAATGCATCATGGCCCAGAAATACATGCTGGTGCGCCCCATATTTCTTTTGACCAAGGGGCTGCCCGAGGGCGAGGTTAAAAGTTTCATCAACTACATAATTTCTCCCGAGGGTCAGCAGACCATCCAGCAGAACGGCCTGATCCCGGCCAAGTAA